Within the Oscillospiraceae bacterium genome, the region ACAAAGAAGGGCGTATCAATCTCTCCATCAAGAAGGCTGCGCCCCCGCCAGTTGGGGTATCTAAAGCGCCGCGCGGCAATTTCGGCGCCCGACCTCGGCCTGAAAACCTCACGTTTGAGGACAAATTGCGCCAGTTCATGCAGGACTCGCAGACGAAGATGTCCGGCATGCGCCCCGTTGAGCGCCGCGCGCCGCGCCGCGACGGCCGCCACTGAAAATAACAAAGCGCCGCCAAATCTGATATTGGCGGCGTTGTTTTTGCGCCCTTTTTGCACACCGTTGTGCACAAGTAAGCGCCGTTGACAAATATATCTAATAATTGGAAAATCAAAGTTGGATTTTGGATATTTGGTGCGACCGGGCAAAATTTTAATTGACATTTGATCGGATTTTAGGATATAATTTGTTCGGTTTATTGGGCGATAGCAGAGAAAAAGGCAAGGAATTCGGAGAATCCGCCGCGGGGGAGC harbors:
- a CDS encoding S1 RNA-binding domain-containing protein → MDVEIGSIVEGKVTGITKFGAFVALPMGRSGMVHISEVAHSYVSDIHEHLTVGQEVKVKIMAVDKEGRINLSIKKAAPPPVGVSKAPRGNFGARPRPENLTFEDKLRQFMQDSQTKMSGMRPVERRAPRRDGRH